In the genome of Pseudarthrobacter sp. IC2-21, one region contains:
- a CDS encoding SDR family oxidoreductase, giving the protein MSQEQLPIVLTGVSSGIGARTARILSARGVPLIGIDRNPPADFSGTFVQADLSSQAGIDAAAAAVSAAAPHGIAGLANIAGVPGTAPWRTVLSVNVFGVRGLVRALAPLLGEGTAVVNLASSVAVNWREVKAKCSTFALADDHAAALDSIADDQEVTAESYLFSKQCVRVLTEHLAAELLPRRIRVNSVSPGPVATPILEDFKKDHGRDKVEGAGALLGRFGDPDDIAPVIDFLLRPESGWVNGSDIRVDGGLGAYRGSGLTSVPG; this is encoded by the coding sequence ATGTCCCAAGAGCAGCTGCCCATCGTCCTGACGGGGGTTTCGTCCGGCATTGGCGCCCGGACGGCACGGATCCTGTCCGCTCGCGGCGTGCCGCTGATCGGCATCGACCGCAACCCGCCCGCTGACTTCAGCGGCACGTTCGTGCAGGCGGACCTTTCCAGTCAGGCCGGCATCGACGCGGCTGCGGCTGCAGTTTCCGCCGCAGCGCCGCACGGCATTGCGGGCCTGGCCAACATCGCCGGCGTGCCCGGCACGGCACCGTGGCGTACTGTGCTCTCGGTCAACGTCTTCGGTGTCCGGGGACTGGTCCGGGCATTGGCCCCGCTGCTTGGTGAGGGGACCGCCGTCGTGAACCTGGCCTCCAGCGTTGCCGTGAACTGGCGGGAAGTGAAGGCGAAGTGCTCCACTTTTGCGCTCGCGGACGATCACGCCGCTGCCTTGGATTCGATCGCTGATGATCAAGAGGTCACCGCCGAGTCCTACCTCTTCTCCAAGCAGTGCGTCCGCGTCCTCACCGAACACCTGGCGGCGGAACTGCTGCCGCGGCGGATCCGCGTCAACAGCGTCAGCCCGGGACCCGTGGCCACCCCCATCCTTGAAGACTTCAAGAAAGACCACGGCCGCGACAAAGTGGAGGGCGCCGGTGCCCTGCTGGGCCGCTTCGGCGACCCCGACGATATTGCGCCCGTCATCGACTTCCTGCTCCGCCCCGAATCGGGCTGGGTCAACGGCTCCGATATCCGCGTGGACGGCGGCCTGGGGGCCTACCGCGGCTCCGGGCTCACCTCCGTGCCCGGCTGA
- a CDS encoding IclR family transcriptional regulator produces MANAAPVGRTTRSSASPVKPKPLPDGKSGTVQQQAVSVTSRALALLGTFDSEHSVQSLSAMARRAGLPVATAHRLAGELVAWGGLEKLNGEYRVGQRIWRLGLLAPAQQNIAEVAAPFMQDVLFVTHNVVNLFILDGQEVLLVERMSGTGAGQPFRRVGARLPLHASAAGKIMLAYGAKDLFSAAVRHLEPHTPRTITNAVVLGTEIERVRASGYATTEEEAGPDNYGLAVPVFLPNKQVVAALGIVTRGRPAPAGSVVPVLNIAARGIARRLGVEHLPQ; encoded by the coding sequence ATGGCAAACGCTGCCCCGGTGGGCAGGACCACCCGCAGCTCTGCGTCACCGGTTAAGCCCAAGCCGCTGCCGGATGGCAAAAGCGGTACCGTTCAGCAGCAAGCGGTGAGCGTGACCTCCCGCGCCCTGGCTCTCCTGGGCACCTTCGACAGCGAACACTCCGTTCAGAGCCTGAGTGCCATGGCCCGGCGCGCAGGGCTGCCGGTGGCCACTGCACACCGCCTTGCCGGCGAACTGGTGGCTTGGGGCGGTCTGGAGAAGCTGAACGGCGAATACCGGGTGGGGCAACGGATCTGGCGGCTTGGCCTCTTGGCCCCCGCGCAGCAGAACATCGCCGAGGTGGCTGCTCCGTTCATGCAGGACGTCCTCTTCGTCACCCACAACGTGGTGAACCTGTTCATCCTGGATGGCCAGGAGGTCCTGCTGGTCGAGCGGATGTCCGGCACAGGCGCCGGACAGCCGTTCCGGCGGGTAGGCGCGCGCCTTCCGCTGCATGCCAGCGCTGCGGGCAAGATCATGCTGGCTTACGGGGCCAAAGACCTGTTTTCCGCCGCTGTCCGGCACTTGGAGCCGCACACGCCCCGCACCATCACCAATGCCGTGGTGCTGGGCACAGAAATCGAACGCGTGCGGGCCAGCGGCTATGCCACCACCGAGGAAGAGGCCGGGCCGGACAACTACGGCCTGGCCGTCCCGGTGTTCCTGCCCAACAAGCAGGTGGTGGCTGCCCTGGGCATCGTGACCCGGGGCCGCCCGGCGCCGGCGGGCAGTGTGGTTCCCGTACTCAACATCGCTGCACGGGGGATTGCGCGGCGGCTCGGGGTAGAGCACCTTCCGCAGTAG
- a CDS encoding PDR/VanB family oxidoreductase, whose amino-acid sequence MTASAGATIDAVVDQVDVVADQVVSLVLRRVDGQPFEPWQPGAHIDVHVGDGLVRQYSLCSSPQELDHLRIGVLHVPDSRGGSKAVHALLAGTAITISEPRNNFAMRESRRYLFLAGGIGITPLIPMLEAAEAAGKEWTLIYGGRSRRTMAFAQQLEDRYGAERIRIIAEDEVGRLDLDEILGMPRAHMLVYACGPGGLLGAVEERCMGWPPGALHTERFVASTLGAASANAPFEVELARTGKTVTVPNDKTILEAVEEVGVRVLSSCRGGLCGTCETQIISGEPEHRDAVLTDEDREAGEIMLVCVSRAAAGCPRLVLDL is encoded by the coding sequence ATGACTGCATCTGCAGGAGCCACCATTGACGCTGTTGTCGATCAGGTGGACGTTGTGGCGGACCAGGTAGTTTCCCTGGTGCTGCGGCGGGTGGACGGCCAGCCGTTCGAGCCATGGCAGCCCGGCGCACACATTGATGTCCATGTCGGCGACGGCCTGGTGCGCCAGTACTCCCTGTGCTCCTCTCCGCAGGAATTGGATCACCTGCGCATAGGCGTGCTCCACGTGCCTGATTCCCGAGGCGGGTCCAAAGCTGTCCACGCCCTGCTGGCCGGAACAGCCATCACCATCTCCGAGCCGCGCAATAACTTCGCCATGCGCGAATCACGGCGCTACCTGTTCCTCGCAGGCGGCATTGGCATCACGCCGCTGATCCCGATGCTGGAAGCGGCCGAGGCTGCCGGCAAGGAGTGGACGCTGATCTATGGTGGGCGAAGCCGCCGGACGATGGCGTTCGCACAGCAGCTTGAGGACCGGTATGGCGCTGAACGAATCCGGATCATCGCTGAGGACGAGGTTGGGCGGCTCGACCTTGACGAGATTCTCGGCATGCCCCGGGCGCACATGCTGGTATACGCGTGCGGTCCCGGGGGACTGCTCGGCGCAGTGGAAGAACGCTGCATGGGCTGGCCCCCCGGTGCGCTGCACACGGAACGCTTCGTGGCGTCCACCCTGGGTGCCGCATCGGCCAACGCCCCGTTCGAGGTGGAACTGGCCCGCACCGGAAAAACGGTCACAGTGCCGAACGACAAGACCATCCTCGAAGCTGTGGAAGAGGTGGGCGTGCGTGTCCTCTCATCCTGCCGCGGCGGGTTGTGCGGCACCTGCGAGACCCAGATCATTTCCGGTGAGCCCGAGCACCGCGATGCTGTGCTGACCGACGAAGACCGCGAGGCGGGCGAGATCATGCTGGTCTGCGTTTCCCGAGCCGCTGCCGGGTGCCCGCGCCTGGTTCTGGATCTCTAA
- a CDS encoding cytochrome P450 — MTATTHEAYVLGEDPFETANLLDPYPFLGRLRDAGAVSYLESTGSYAVAGYQEVYEVLTDFETYISSGGLGPRDIRKDSGWRPPSILESDPPIHTVMRRALTGVINPGTVRALREPFTPPAIELTEQLARRERFDAITDLAEKYPLRVFPDAVGIPDVGREHLLPYGNMVFNAFGPENYIFKQAFAQGDEHAAAVMRNCQRENLDDVGFGAQIWERVKEGLITEQQATLLVRALLSAGVDTTIFGIGNTLSVLARYPEAWARLRENPKMAKFAVDEALRLESPFQKFHRTVAVDTVLGGVHLPAGAKVLVFLGAANRDPRKWGDNADEFDLDRNASGHVAFGMGLHQCVGQPIARLEMEIVLQQLLQRVAAIEPDGAPVPILHNVLRGFESLPVRITAA; from the coding sequence ATGACCGCTACCACCCATGAAGCCTACGTATTGGGCGAAGACCCCTTCGAGACCGCCAACCTTCTGGACCCGTACCCGTTCCTGGGGCGGCTCCGCGATGCCGGCGCCGTGTCATATCTGGAGAGCACCGGCAGCTATGCCGTGGCCGGGTACCAGGAGGTCTATGAAGTCCTCACCGACTTTGAAACCTACATCTCTTCAGGTGGACTGGGCCCTCGGGACATCCGGAAAGACTCGGGTTGGCGCCCGCCCAGCATTCTCGAATCGGACCCGCCCATCCACACGGTAATGCGCCGCGCGCTCACCGGTGTCATTAATCCCGGAACGGTCCGCGCCCTCCGGGAGCCGTTCACGCCGCCGGCCATTGAGCTGACGGAGCAGCTGGCCCGCCGTGAGCGTTTCGACGCCATCACCGACCTCGCCGAGAAGTACCCCCTGCGAGTCTTCCCGGACGCGGTGGGGATTCCCGACGTCGGCCGTGAACACCTGTTGCCGTACGGCAACATGGTTTTCAACGCATTCGGTCCGGAGAACTACATCTTCAAGCAGGCCTTTGCCCAGGGTGACGAGCACGCCGCAGCGGTGATGCGCAACTGCCAGCGCGAAAACCTGGACGACGTCGGTTTTGGTGCCCAGATATGGGAACGCGTGAAGGAGGGGCTGATCACTGAACAGCAGGCCACGCTGCTGGTCCGCGCCCTGCTGTCAGCCGGTGTGGACACCACCATCTTCGGAATCGGCAACACCCTTTCGGTGCTGGCCCGCTACCCGGAGGCCTGGGCCAGGTTGCGGGAAAACCCGAAGATGGCCAAATTCGCCGTCGACGAGGCTTTGCGCCTGGAATCGCCGTTCCAGAAGTTTCACCGGACCGTTGCAGTGGACACCGTCCTTGGTGGAGTGCATCTGCCGGCCGGTGCGAAGGTGCTGGTCTTCCTGGGCGCCGCGAACCGGGACCCCCGCAAATGGGGTGACAACGCCGACGAGTTCGACCTGGACCGCAACGCCTCCGGTCACGTCGCATTCGGAATGGGGCTGCACCAGTGCGTGGGTCAGCCGATCGCCCGGCTCGAAATGGAAATCGTGCTGCAGCAGCTGCTCCAGCGGGTGGCAGCCATCGAACCCGACGGCGCCCCGGTGCCGATCCTGCACAACGTGCTCCGCGGATTCGAGTCCTTGCCGGTGCGGATCACGGCCGCGTAG
- a CDS encoding aldehyde dehydrogenase family protein, which yields MTTSTIQAPATFAGQDISLQYIAGTWREGRSEKTLTVMNPFDDSVLTTIRQASADDVDEAYRAAEAAQAGWAALPPADRQKVMRRAAQILEERREEIVNWLVRESGSTLLKANVEVSLAAGITQESASFPTRVHGKIFDSNTPNREMRVYRKPIGVVGVISPWNFPLHLSQRSVAPALALGNAVVIKPASDTPVTGALILARVFEEAGLPAGVLSTVIGAGSEIGDEFVAHPVPGLISFTGSTPVGQNVGAVATSGEHLKKVALELGGNAPMVVLDDANLEAAVGAAIPGAFLHSGQICMSVNRIIVEAPIYDEFVSRFAEAAAKVPYGDPTAKGTLVGPVVNDSQLAGLKQKIKWAQEAGARTVVEGEIRGRVVPPHVFADVTADMEIAREEIFGPMVAILRAEDEAHALELANDHAYGLSSAVFTQNLDRGLQFAQKVKAGMTFINEMTVQDEAHVAFGGQRNSGLGRFNGEWAIEEFTTDHTIGVTRL from the coding sequence ATGACCACCTCAACCATCCAAGCTCCGGCGACATTCGCCGGGCAGGACATCAGCCTCCAGTACATCGCCGGGACATGGCGTGAGGGCCGGTCCGAGAAGACCCTCACCGTGATGAACCCCTTCGATGACAGCGTCCTGACCACCATCCGTCAGGCCTCCGCCGACGACGTGGACGAGGCGTACCGCGCCGCGGAGGCAGCCCAGGCAGGGTGGGCTGCCCTGCCGCCGGCCGATCGCCAGAAAGTGATGCGCCGTGCCGCGCAGATCCTTGAGGAGCGCCGCGAAGAGATCGTGAACTGGCTGGTCCGCGAGTCCGGCTCGACGTTGCTGAAGGCCAATGTCGAGGTTTCGCTCGCAGCCGGAATCACCCAGGAGTCGGCGTCGTTCCCCACCCGGGTCCACGGCAAGATCTTTGACTCCAACACCCCTAACCGTGAGATGCGGGTCTACCGCAAGCCGATCGGCGTGGTGGGCGTGATCAGCCCGTGGAACTTCCCGCTGCACCTGTCCCAGCGGTCCGTGGCCCCGGCCCTGGCGCTGGGCAACGCCGTGGTCATCAAACCGGCAAGTGATACCCCGGTGACCGGAGCGCTCATCCTGGCGCGGGTTTTCGAGGAAGCCGGCCTGCCGGCTGGGGTGCTCTCCACCGTCATCGGTGCCGGTTCGGAGATTGGTGACGAATTTGTGGCCCACCCTGTACCGGGACTGATTTCCTTCACCGGCTCCACCCCGGTCGGGCAGAACGTGGGCGCGGTGGCCACCAGCGGCGAACACCTGAAGAAAGTGGCCCTGGAGCTCGGCGGAAACGCCCCGATGGTGGTGCTGGACGACGCCAACCTCGAAGCCGCCGTGGGCGCCGCCATTCCCGGCGCTTTCCTGCACTCCGGCCAGATCTGCATGTCCGTCAACCGGATCATCGTCGAAGCCCCGATCTACGACGAGTTCGTCTCGCGTTTCGCCGAGGCCGCCGCGAAGGTGCCCTACGGCGACCCCACGGCCAAGGGCACGCTGGTGGGACCCGTGGTCAATGACTCCCAGCTGGCAGGGCTCAAGCAGAAAATCAAGTGGGCCCAGGAAGCCGGTGCCCGCACCGTGGTGGAAGGCGAGATCCGGGGCCGGGTTGTGCCCCCGCACGTCTTCGCCGACGTCACTGCTGACATGGAGATCGCCCGCGAGGAAATCTTCGGCCCAATGGTTGCAATTCTGCGGGCAGAGGATGAAGCACATGCCCTCGAACTTGCCAACGACCACGCCTACGGCCTCTCCAGCGCGGTCTTTACCCAGAATCTCGACCGCGGCCTGCAGTTCGCCCAAAAGGTCAAGGCCGGGATGACTTTCATCAACGAGATGACAGTCCAGGATGAAGCGCACGTGGCCTTCGGCGGGCAACGCAATTCCGGCCTGGGCCGCTTTAACGGCGAGTGGGCCATCGAGGAGTTCACCACCGACCACACCATCGGAGTCACCCGCCTCTAA
- a CDS encoding serine esterase: MTLPADPSLSPASAQPVVASAGSTDPAAPLVVLLHGRGSNEREILSLAAHLPEAFAYTAVRAPIAEGGGYAWFANRGIGRPTPESLAEQMAWFRRWLDDYSPAGRPVILVGFSGGAAFAGGLVLEDPNRYAGAAILYGTLPFEAGVPVTPGRLAGLSVFVAQGDQDRVIPAELLARTWEYLTTDSAATVHTRRDPGGHQISAQTLNELGTWISASPAT, translated from the coding sequence ATGACGCTCCCCGCCGACCCAAGCCTGTCTCCCGCAAGTGCCCAGCCCGTTGTGGCCTCGGCAGGATCAACCGACCCGGCCGCACCCCTGGTGGTGCTGTTGCACGGGCGGGGCTCCAATGAGCGCGAAATCCTCAGCCTGGCCGCCCATCTCCCGGAAGCATTTGCCTACACTGCAGTCCGGGCACCCATAGCGGAGGGAGGCGGCTACGCATGGTTTGCGAACCGCGGGATCGGCCGTCCCACGCCCGAGTCGCTGGCTGAACAAATGGCCTGGTTCCGGCGCTGGCTCGATGACTACTCTCCCGCCGGCCGGCCCGTCATCCTGGTGGGCTTCAGCGGGGGCGCCGCCTTTGCCGGCGGGCTGGTCCTGGAGGATCCAAACCGCTACGCAGGGGCTGCCATCCTTTACGGCACCCTGCCTTTCGAGGCCGGGGTCCCTGTCACGCCCGGGCGGCTGGCAGGACTGTCCGTCTTCGTTGCCCAGGGCGACCAGGACCGGGTCATCCCGGCCGAACTCCTTGCCCGGACCTGGGAGTACCTGACTACCGACTCCGCCGCCACCGTCCATACCCGCCGAGACCCCGGTGGGCACCAGATTTCAGCTCAGACACTGAATGAACTCGGCACATGGATCAGCGCTTCGCCAGCTACCTAA
- a CDS encoding DUF4193 domain-containing protein: MATDYDAPRKTDDESSAESLEALQASRGGNAQTAVIDVEENDTAEGIDLPGADLSGEELTVVVVPEQSDEFTCSSCFLVRHRSQVAREKNGLKYCIECEG, encoded by the coding sequence ATGGCTACCGATTACGACGCTCCACGCAAGACAGACGACGAGTCGTCCGCAGAGTCGCTGGAAGCACTCCAGGCATCCCGCGGCGGCAATGCCCAGACCGCCGTCATCGACGTCGAGGAGAACGATACCGCCGAGGGCATCGACCTGCCCGGGGCCGATCTCTCCGGCGAGGAACTGACCGTTGTGGTTGTTCCCGAGCAGTCCGATGAGTTCACCTGCTCGTCCTGCTTCCTGGTCCGGCACCGGTCTCAGGTTGCCCGTGAAAAGAACGGCCTGAAGTACTGCATCGAGTGCGAGGGCTAG
- a CDS encoding Dps family protein, producing the protein MKASPTLTNNLQAVLADLIELHIQGKQAHWNIVGTNFRDLHLQLDEIVDAARQFADDTAERMRALHALPDGRSATVAKSTSLAQFPEGLISTKDAIERIVAALEAAVGTMRKVHDEVDEEDPTTADLLHEFIAKLEQYAWMVNAETMKASASVTAPDSK; encoded by the coding sequence ATGAAAGCTTCACCGACCCTGACCAACAACCTGCAGGCCGTTCTCGCAGACCTGATCGAACTGCACATCCAGGGCAAGCAGGCCCACTGGAACATCGTGGGAACCAACTTCCGGGACCTGCACCTGCAGCTGGACGAAATCGTCGATGCCGCCCGCCAGTTCGCGGACGACACAGCCGAACGGATGCGTGCACTCCATGCCCTGCCGGACGGCCGCAGCGCCACCGTGGCCAAGTCCACGTCGCTGGCTCAGTTCCCGGAAGGCCTCATCAGCACCAAGGACGCCATCGAGCGGATCGTGGCCGCCCTTGAGGCCGCCGTTGGCACCATGCGCAAGGTTCATGACGAGGTGGATGAAGAGGATCCCACTACCGCGGATCTGCTGCACGAATTCATCGCCAAGCTGGAGCAGTACGCCTGGATGGTCAATGCCGAGACCATGAAGGCGTCCGCCAGCGTCACCGCCCCCGACTCGAAGTAG
- a CDS encoding MFS transporter, with amino-acid sequence MTLSAASHQNPASTSTSNLPAGPTGAPWRDWLALALLMFPVLLVAVDNTALTFALPAIAGSLQTTGIQLLWIVDAYPLVLAGLLVAMGSLGDRIGRRRLLLIGSVGFATVSAVTAFAPSAEWLIAGRAALGFFGAMLMPSTLSLIRNIFPDPNRRRLAVAIWAAGFSGGAALGPIFGGWLVQEFWWGAVLLVAVPIMLPLLVFGPAFIPESKDPRPGRLDLPSIALSLLVMVPVVYGIKELATEGLGPAPLALIAFGFAMGFLFVRRQQRLACPMLDISLFGNPVFSTAITANVLALFSFNGFILFLAQHLQLLDGMTPSAAGVAMIPALIATLVAGLAVVPLVRKVRPGFVVAGGLALTAAGYGIVVFGDHASGPAFLLAALLVLALGVGASETISNDLILGAVPAEQSGAAAAISETGYEVGSLMGTAVLGSILTASYQHNLRLPAGLEESSSGGALDRAGETLAGAMELAVSAPAPLGDALREAARLAFDSGVHITAAIALVLMAGAAALTAVVLRRIPTAE; translated from the coding sequence ATGACGTTGTCCGCCGCCTCCCATCAGAACCCTGCGAGCACATCGACCTCAAACCTGCCCGCCGGACCCACCGGAGCGCCGTGGCGTGACTGGCTCGCACTGGCCCTGCTGATGTTCCCCGTACTCCTGGTTGCCGTGGACAACACCGCGCTGACGTTCGCGCTCCCCGCGATTGCGGGCAGCCTGCAGACAACCGGGATCCAGTTGCTGTGGATCGTGGACGCCTACCCGTTGGTGCTTGCCGGCCTGCTGGTGGCCATGGGCAGCCTCGGCGACAGGATTGGCCGCCGCCGCCTGCTGCTGATCGGCAGCGTTGGCTTCGCCACCGTTTCGGCAGTCACAGCCTTCGCCCCCAGCGCCGAATGGCTCATTGCCGGGCGCGCCGCGCTGGGCTTCTTCGGTGCCATGCTGATGCCCTCCACCCTGTCCCTGATCCGCAACATCTTTCCCGACCCAAACCGGCGCCGCCTTGCCGTGGCCATCTGGGCGGCCGGCTTCTCCGGTGGCGCAGCTCTGGGACCTATATTTGGCGGCTGGTTGGTGCAGGAGTTCTGGTGGGGTGCTGTCCTGCTTGTCGCGGTCCCCATTATGCTTCCGCTCCTGGTATTCGGCCCTGCATTCATCCCGGAGTCGAAGGACCCCCGCCCCGGGCGGCTGGACCTGCCGAGCATTGCCCTTTCGCTGCTGGTGATGGTGCCTGTGGTGTATGGCATCAAGGAGTTGGCCACCGAAGGTCTTGGGCCCGCACCGTTAGCGCTGATCGCCTTTGGCTTCGCCATGGGATTCCTCTTCGTCCGCCGCCAGCAACGGCTGGCCTGCCCCATGCTGGACATTTCGCTGTTCGGCAACCCGGTCTTCAGTACCGCCATCACGGCAAACGTCCTGGCACTGTTCTCCTTCAACGGCTTCATCCTGTTCCTTGCCCAGCACCTGCAGCTCTTGGATGGGATGACCCCCTCAGCCGCCGGTGTCGCCATGATCCCGGCCCTGATAGCCACGCTGGTGGCGGGCCTCGCGGTAGTGCCCTTGGTCAGGAAGGTGCGGCCAGGCTTCGTGGTGGCCGGCGGCCTGGCTCTCACCGCCGCCGGCTACGGGATCGTCGTCTTCGGCGATCATGCTTCCGGACCCGCTTTCCTGCTGGCAGCCCTCCTGGTCCTTGCCCTCGGAGTGGGTGCCTCGGAGACAATCTCCAACGACCTCATCCTGGGCGCCGTTCCTGCCGAGCAGTCAGGTGCGGCGGCCGCCATCTCAGAAACCGGCTATGAGGTGGGGTCACTGATGGGGACGGCCGTCCTGGGCTCGATTCTCACCGCGTCCTACCAGCACAACCTCCGCCTTCCTGCAGGGCTGGAGGAATCCTCCTCCGGCGGCGCCCTGGATCGGGCCGGTGAAACCCTCGCAGGGGCCATGGAACTGGCGGTCAGCGCGCCCGCCCCTCTGGGCGACGCGCTGCGCGAAGCAGCGCGCCTCGCATTTGATTCGGGCGTCCACATCACTGCCGCAATTGCGCTGGTACTGATGGCTGGAGCCGCGGCCCTCACCGCCGTCGTACTCCGCAGAATTCCGACGGCGGAGTAG
- a CDS encoding TetR/AcrR family transcriptional regulator gives MPRKPVARDAVLDAFEELLISVGERAATLDAVAKRAGVSKGGLLYHFPNKEALIAAMLERLDLLAGEDIALMSAAPEGAATYFIRTSLWSGSPLDRSFLAASRLAEVAHVEARRRFAGIQQQWLDLIAADVGTGMAKAVLYMGDGLYLNAMWEGGPASKTDGRQGDVEVLLAAVERLRG, from the coding sequence ATGCCCAGAAAGCCCGTAGCCCGTGACGCCGTCCTTGACGCTTTTGAAGAACTCCTGATCAGTGTGGGGGAGCGTGCGGCCACCCTGGATGCCGTGGCGAAGCGGGCCGGCGTGTCCAAAGGCGGCCTCTTGTACCACTTCCCCAACAAGGAGGCGCTGATAGCGGCCATGCTGGAGCGGTTGGATCTGCTGGCCGGGGAAGACATCGCCCTCATGTCCGCGGCGCCGGAAGGTGCGGCCACATACTTCATCCGGACCTCGCTCTGGTCCGGGTCACCGTTGGACCGCTCGTTCCTTGCCGCCAGCCGGTTGGCGGAAGTGGCCCATGTGGAGGCCCGGCGCCGGTTCGCCGGCATCCAGCAGCAATGGCTGGACCTGATCGCCGCCGATGTGGGCACCGGGATGGCGAAGGCCGTGCTGTATATGGGGGACGGGTTGTACCTGAACGCCATGTGGGAAGGCGGGCCGGCCTCAAAGACCGACGGCCGGCAGGGCGATGTCGAGGTGCTCCTGGCGGCGGTGGAGCGGCTCCGCGGCTGA
- a CDS encoding TspO/MBR family protein yields MEPLPEKSTPSPPRASPSGREPGAGAQVVVLAAFLAASAFVAWLGAFSTVSNVNGWYVDADKAPWSPPNWLFGPVWTALYTAMAVAAWLVWRRHVPASRPALVVYGVQLFLNLLWTPTFFSLYPLMGTAALWLAFAIIVALIAAVTVTVMRFGPVSRWAGLLLLPYITWIVFAASLNLWAALNN; encoded by the coding sequence ATGGAACCACTGCCGGAAAAGTCCACCCCAAGTCCGCCGCGAGCCAGCCCGTCCGGCAGGGAACCCGGCGCCGGAGCGCAGGTAGTTGTCCTCGCGGCCTTCCTGGCAGCGTCCGCGTTCGTCGCATGGCTGGGCGCGTTCTCCACAGTGTCCAATGTGAACGGCTGGTACGTTGACGCGGACAAAGCCCCCTGGTCACCACCCAACTGGTTGTTCGGGCCGGTGTGGACAGCGCTTTACACCGCCATGGCGGTGGCGGCCTGGCTGGTCTGGCGCCGCCACGTTCCGGCGTCACGGCCGGCGCTGGTTGTCTATGGGGTCCAGCTCTTCCTGAACCTGCTCTGGACGCCCACCTTCTTCAGCCTGTACCCGCTGATGGGGACGGCTGCGCTCTGGCTGGCTTTCGCCATCATCGTGGCGCTGATCGCGGCGGTCACGGTGACGGTCATGCGCTTTGGCCCCGTCAGCCGTTGGGCCGGGCTCCTGCTGTTGCCCTACATCACCTGGATTGTGTTTGCCGCGTCCCTCAACCTCTGGGCGGCTCTGAACAACTGA
- a CDS encoding lipid II:glycine glycyltransferase FemX, with protein MDTAPLREFTARFATAEEIENWDKHVTANPNGGNMLQSAAYASVKNGSGWNVRFLVLERAGTSSYNLVLEKKFPILGRLWYLIKGPDLDSAADLKPALDACAAFARSRKLNVFTIKIEPDIVSSPEAQVQLTAAGLVKAPNIQSNDSTALLDITAPENEVLRAISSRARNAIRRAEREGCTVVEREQSPETYRALYDLMADTVSAKGSMPLRSYEYYARFWDEFCSRGQGRFFFAHEDGKPSVGAFVINYGAKATYKDGGSTQNRKQYGDSHLVQWTAIRRMQELGCTEYDFCGTPPAAQIKDKTHNLYGMGMFKTSFTKTVTDFVGCHDYVLAPVRHVLWVKGAERIFRRLETARTGQQFY; from the coding sequence TTGGACACGGCCCCCTTGCGAGAATTCACCGCCCGCTTTGCCACTGCGGAGGAAATTGAGAACTGGGACAAGCACGTCACGGCCAACCCCAATGGCGGCAACATGCTGCAGTCTGCGGCCTACGCGTCGGTTAAGAACGGGAGCGGCTGGAATGTGCGCTTCCTCGTCCTGGAGCGGGCGGGTACGTCCAGCTACAACCTGGTCCTGGAGAAGAAGTTCCCCATACTTGGCCGTCTCTGGTACCTGATCAAGGGGCCGGATCTGGACTCCGCCGCGGATTTGAAGCCGGCCCTGGATGCCTGCGCGGCGTTCGCCCGGAGCCGGAAGCTCAACGTCTTCACCATCAAGATTGAACCGGACATCGTCTCCTCGCCCGAAGCCCAGGTGCAGCTCACCGCGGCAGGCCTGGTCAAGGCTCCGAACATCCAGTCGAACGACTCCACGGCGCTGCTGGACATCACGGCACCGGAAAATGAGGTGCTCCGCGCCATCTCATCCCGCGCCAGGAACGCCATCCGCCGGGCCGAACGTGAAGGCTGCACGGTGGTCGAGCGCGAACAGAGCCCGGAAACCTACAGGGCCCTCTATGATCTGATGGCGGACACCGTGAGCGCCAAGGGCTCCATGCCGCTGCGCAGCTACGAGTACTATGCCCGGTTCTGGGACGAGTTCTGCAGCCGCGGCCAGGGCCGGTTTTTCTTCGCCCATGAGGACGGCAAACCGAGTGTGGGCGCCTTTGTGATCAACTACGGTGCCAAGGCAACCTACAAGGACGGCGGGTCCACCCAGAACCGCAAGCAGTACGGCGATTCCCACCTGGTCCAATGGACGGCGATCCGCCGCATGCAGGAACTGGGCTGCACCGAATACGACTTCTGCGGCACCCCGCCGGCGGCACAGATCAAGGACAAAACGCACAACCTGTATGGCATGGGCATGTTCAAGACCAGTTTCACGAAGACTGTCACAGACTTCGTCGGCTGCCACGATTACGTCCTCGCCCCGGTCCGGCACGTCCTGTGGGTCAAGGGCGCGGAGCGGATCTTCCGCCGGCTCGAAACAGCCCGCACCGGCCAGCAGTTCTACTGA